The Magnolia sinica isolate HGM2019 chromosome 9, MsV1, whole genome shotgun sequence genome contains a region encoding:
- the LOC131255805 gene encoding uncharacterized protein LOC131255805 isoform X4: protein MAADLLQLHSPSLHSPTIRTIASPYRPLPSNHLTNRPFHFPTCTPQQIPSLHHHSHKTPQPTAENHSRPLQLLIPTAHLSSRITIIGEYGPRSSQLVHSASEKTKVRSVLSGALVSTLMALAKTNLNIIANEVPVYSVVLEYLLPIAIHLLLFRADLRRILQSIGVLLLVFLLGSGYSY from the exons ATGGCCGCTGACCTTCTTCAACTCCACTCGCCCTCTCTCCACAGCCCCACCATCCGAACGATCGCATCTCCTTACCGGCCGTTACCTTCCAACCATCTCACCAATCGCCCTTTCCACTTCCCAACCTGCACTCCCCAACAAATCCCATCCCTTCATCACCACTCCCACAAAACCCCACAACCGACGGCTGAAAATCACAGCCGCCCACTTCAACTTCTCATTCCCACTGCTCATCTCTCCTCAAGAATCACGATCATTGGGGAATATGGACCTCGCTCTTCACAGCTGGTGCATTCGGCCTCTG AGAAGACGAAAGTGCGGAGCGTGCTGAGTGGCGCCCTGGTCAGCACTCTGATGGCACTCGCCAAGACCAACCTCAACATCATTGCTAATGAGGTCCCGGTGTATTCTGTTGTCTTGGAGTATCTGCTGCCCATTGCCATTCATTTGCTGCTCTTCAGAGCAGATCTGCGTCGCATCCTGCAGTCCATCGGGGTGCTGCTTTTGGTCTTCTTGCTTGGATCAGGTTACTCTTATTAG
- the LOC131255805 gene encoding uncharacterized protein LOC131255805 isoform X2 yields the protein MAADLLQLHSPSLHSPTIRTIASPYRPLPSNHLTNRPFHFPTCTPQQIPSLHHHSHKTPQPTAENHSRPLQLLIPTAHLSSRITIIGEYGPRSSQLVHSASEKTKVRSVLSGALVSTLMALAKTNLNIIANEVPVYSVVLEYLLPIAIHLLLFRADLRRILQSIGVLLLVFLLGSDLSSVRRTDPMIATSEQLDLRWMDGMEVGSSWLGEAFLVLLLQLPL from the exons ATGGCCGCTGACCTTCTTCAACTCCACTCGCCCTCTCTCCACAGCCCCACCATCCGAACGATCGCATCTCCTTACCGGCCGTTACCTTCCAACCATCTCACCAATCGCCCTTTCCACTTCCCAACCTGCACTCCCCAACAAATCCCATCCCTTCATCACCACTCCCACAAAACCCCACAACCGACGGCTGAAAATCACAGCCGCCCACTTCAACTTCTCATTCCCACTGCTCATCTCTCCTCAAGAATCACGATCATTGGGGAATATGGACCTCGCTCTTCACAGCTGGTGCATTCGGCCTCTG AGAAGACGAAAGTGCGGAGCGTGCTGAGTGGCGCCCTGGTCAGCACTCTGATGGCACTCGCCAAGACCAACCTCAACATCATTGCTAATGAGGTCCCGGTGTATTCTGTTGTCTTGGAGTATCTGCTGCCCATTGCCATTCATTTGCTGCTCTTCAGAGCAGATCTGCGTCGCATCCTGCAGTCCATCGGGGTGCTGCTTTTGGTCTTCTTGCTTGGATCAG ATTTGTCGTCCGTTCGCAGAACCGATCCGATGATAGCAACTTCAGAACAGTTGGatttaagatggatggatgggatggaggTTGGATCAAGTTGGTTGGGAGAAGCATTTTTGGTTTTGCTGCTGCAGCTACCACTGTGA
- the LOC131255805 gene encoding uncharacterized protein LOC131255805 isoform X3 produces the protein MAADLLQLHSPSLHSPTIRTIASPYRPLPSNHLTNRPFHFPTCTPQQIPSLHHHSHKTPQPTAENHSRPLQLLIPTAHLSSRITIIGEYGPRSSQLVHSASEKTKVRSVLSGALVSTLMALAKTNLNIIANEVPVYSVVLEYLLPIAIHLLLFRADLRRILQSIGVLLLVFLLGSGYEGLVGSSN, from the exons ATGGCCGCTGACCTTCTTCAACTCCACTCGCCCTCTCTCCACAGCCCCACCATCCGAACGATCGCATCTCCTTACCGGCCGTTACCTTCCAACCATCTCACCAATCGCCCTTTCCACTTCCCAACCTGCACTCCCCAACAAATCCCATCCCTTCATCACCACTCCCACAAAACCCCACAACCGACGGCTGAAAATCACAGCCGCCCACTTCAACTTCTCATTCCCACTGCTCATCTCTCCTCAAGAATCACGATCATTGGGGAATATGGACCTCGCTCTTCACAGCTGGTGCATTCGGCCTCTG AGAAGACGAAAGTGCGGAGCGTGCTGAGTGGCGCCCTGGTCAGCACTCTGATGGCACTCGCCAAGACCAACCTCAACATCATTGCTAATGAGGTCCCGGTGTATTCTGTTGTCTTGGAGTATCTGCTGCCCATTGCCATTCATTTGCTGCTCTTCAGAGCAGATCTGCGTCGCATCCTGCAGTCCATCGGGGTGCTGCTTTTGGTCTTCTTGCTTGGATCAG gtTACGAGGGACTTGTTGGATCATCTAACTAG